Proteins co-encoded in one Bremerella sp. TYQ1 genomic window:
- a CDS encoding DNA-directed RNA polymerase subunit alpha C-terminal domain-containing protein: MIQGIDFDLKSVVLTNSSFGPEEIRQILRTVGRDYNAYSTLRDSVSELEGQSEERSPATNVRLGVCQFIMGNYPGAVQTLAAADGGALAHFYLGRSYFCMQEFDKAIEAFQSAQTAGYNKDDCQLGIVESLRSKGDSEQALQILDNMFGPIESTANYLYQRGATIASLGGNPDEVVALYERAVESDPGHAGALFGLALENDRRGNDVQALQLYQNAAAVFPTHVGALLNLGLLHEDRGEYDRATHCYQRVLDSYPTEKRARMYLKDAQASGDMYYDEEEQKKRDRMSQVLSIPVTDFELSVRSRNCLQKMGIMTLGDLCRCSEQELLASKNFGETSLIEIRDMLRSKGLELGQMSNEKPSTPEVAYDTSGLSPDEQALLDRPIAELSLSVRARKCMVRLGISTIGELVRRTGDELLECKNFGVTSLNEVREKLTSYNLKLRGD, from the coding sequence ATGATTCAAGGAATCGATTTCGATCTCAAGAGCGTTGTTCTCACGAATTCGTCCTTCGGTCCGGAGGAAATTCGTCAGATCCTGCGAACGGTGGGACGCGACTACAACGCTTATTCAACGCTTCGCGACAGCGTTTCCGAATTGGAAGGCCAATCGGAAGAACGTTCGCCGGCCACCAACGTCCGTTTGGGCGTTTGCCAGTTCATCATGGGGAATTACCCAGGTGCCGTTCAAACGCTCGCAGCCGCGGACGGAGGTGCATTGGCGCACTTCTATCTCGGTCGCAGCTACTTCTGCATGCAGGAATTCGATAAGGCAATCGAAGCCTTTCAGTCGGCTCAAACCGCTGGCTACAACAAGGATGATTGCCAGCTGGGCATTGTGGAATCGCTGCGAAGTAAGGGCGATTCGGAGCAAGCTCTGCAGATTCTGGACAACATGTTTGGTCCAATCGAATCGACCGCAAATTACCTGTATCAGCGTGGTGCCACGATTGCTTCGTTGGGTGGAAATCCTGATGAAGTCGTCGCGTTGTACGAACGTGCTGTCGAATCCGATCCTGGTCACGCAGGTGCATTGTTCGGCCTGGCATTGGAAAACGACCGCCGTGGCAACGATGTTCAGGCACTTCAGCTTTATCAAAACGCGGCTGCGGTGTTCCCAACGCACGTCGGAGCTTTGCTGAATCTCGGGCTTCTGCATGAAGACCGTGGTGAATACGACCGAGCGACCCACTGCTATCAGCGTGTGCTCGACTCGTACCCGACCGAAAAGCGGGCTCGCATGTACCTGAAAGATGCCCAGGCATCGGGGGACATGTACTACGACGAAGAAGAGCAAAAGAAACGCGATCGCATGTCGCAGGTGCTCAGCATCCCTGTGACCGACTTCGAGCTCTCCGTTCGCAGCCGAAATTGCCTGCAGAAGATGGGCATTATGACGCTTGGCGATCTGTGCCGCTGCTCGGAGCAGGAACTGCTCGCAAGTAAGAACTTCGGCGAAACGTCGTTGATCGAGATTCGTGACATGCTGCGTTCCAAGGGGTTGGAACTCGGTCAGATGTCGAACGAAAAGCCCTCTACTCCAGAAGTGGCTTACGACACTTCCGGGCTGTCGCCGGACGAGCAGGCTTTGCTCGATCGCCCGATTGCCGAACTCAGCCTGTCGGTTCGTGCTCGCAAGTGCATGGTTCGCTTGGGTATTTCGACCATTGGCGAACTGGTTCGTCGCACCGGTGATGAATTGCTGGAGTGCAAGAACTTCGGTGTTACTAGCTTGA